The Winslowiella toletana region CACAGACAGCCAGGATGTTGGCTTAGAAGCAGCCATCATTTAAAGAAAGCGTAATAGCTCACTGGTCGAGTCGGCCTGCGCGGAAGATGTAACGGGGCTAAACCATGCACCGAAGCTGCGGCAGCGACGCTTATGCGTTGTTGGGTAGGGGAGCGTTCTGTAAGCCGTCGAAGGTGGACTGTGAGGTCTGCTGGAGGTATCAGAAGTGCGAATGCTGACATAAGTAACGATAAAGCGGGTGAAAAGCCCGCTCGCCGGAAGACCAAGGGTTCCTGTCCAACGTTAATCGGGGCAGGGTGAGTCGACCCCTAAGGCGAGGCTGAAAAGCGTAGTCGATGGGAAACAGGTTAATATTCCTGTACTTGGTGTTACTGCGAAGGGGGGACGGAGAAGGCTAGGTTATCCGGGCGACGGTTGTCCCGGTTTAAGCGTGTAGGCTTGCATTCCAGGCAAATCCGGAATGCTCTAAGGCTGAGGCGTGATGACGAGCCACCACGGTGGTGAAGTAACTGATGCCATGCTTCCAGGAAAAGCCTCTAAGCTCCAGGTAACACGAAATCGTACCCCAAACCGACACAGGTGGTCAGGTAGAGAATACCAAGGCGCTTGAGAGAACTCGGGTGAAGGAACTAGGCAAAATGGTGCCGTAACTTCGGGAGAAGGCACGCTGGCGCGTAGGTGAAGGGACTTGCTCCCGGAGCTGAAGCCAGTCGAAGATACCAGCTGGCTGCAACTGTTTATTAAAAACACAGCACTGTGCAAACACGAAAGTGGACGTATACGGTGTGACGCCTGCCCGGTGCCGGAAGGTTAATTGATGGGGTTATCCGCAAGGAGAAGCTCTTGATCGAAGCCCCGGTAAACGGCGGCCGTAACTATAACGGTCCTAAGGTAGCGAAATTCCTTGTCGGGTAAGTTCCGACCTGCACGAATGGCGTAATGATGGCCAGGCTGTCTCCACCCGAGACTCAGTGAAATTGAACTCGCTGTGAAGATGCAGTGTACCCGCGGCAAGACGGAAAGACCCCGTGAACCTTTACTACAGCTTGACACTGAACATTGAGCCTTGATGTGTAGGATAGGTGGGAGGCTTCGAAGCGTGGACGCCAGTCTGCGTGGAGCCAACCTTGAAATACCACCCTTTAATGTTTGATGTTCTAACCTGGCGCCGTAATCCGGCGTGGGGACAGTGTCTGGTGGGTAGTTTGACTGGGGCGGTCTCCTCCTAAAGAGTAACGGAGGAGCACGAAGGTCAGCTAATCACGGTCGGACATCGTGAGGTTAGTGCAATGGCATAAGCTGGCTTGACTGCGAGAGTGACGGCTCGAGCAGGTGCGAAAGCAGGTCATAGTGATCCGGTGGTTCTGAATGGAAGGGCCATCGCTCAACGGATAAAAGGTACTCCGGGGATAACAGGCTGATACCGCCCAAGAGTTCATATCGACGGCGGTGTTTGGCACCTCGATGTCGGCTCATCACATCCTGGGGCTGAAGTAGGTCCCAAGGGTACGGCTGTTCGCCGTTTAAAGTGGTACGCGAGCTGGGTTTAGAACGTCGTGAGACAGTTCGGTCCCTATCTGCCGTGGGCGCTGGAGAATTGAGAGGGGCTGCTCCTAGTACGAGAGGACCGGAGTGGACGCATCACTGGTGTTCGGGTTGTCATGCCAATGGCATTGCCCGGTAGCTAAATGCGGAAAAGATAAGCGCTGAAAGCATCTAAGCGCGAAACTTGCCTCGAGATGAATTCTCCCTGACTCCTTGAGGGTCCTGAAGGGACGTTGAAGACTACGACGTTGATAGGCCGGGTGTGTAAGCGCAGCGATGCGTTGAGCTAACCGGTACTAATGACCCGTGAGGCTTAACCTTACAACGCCAGAAGTGTTTTGGTGGTTGTGTGTGAGAGAACCATCAATTTCAGCTTGTTCGAAACGGATTGATTCGCGTGGCCTGCAGGGCGGCGCGGATAACAGAATTTGCCTGGCGGCTTTAGCGCGGTGGTCCCACCTGACCCCATGCCGAACTCAGAAGTGAAACGCCGTAGCGCCGATGGTAGTGTGGGGTCTCCCCATGCGAGAGTAGGGAACTGCCAGGCATCAAATTAAGTAAAGTGACGTAATCGTCACCTGCAGTTTTGCTGATATGGCTCAGTTGGTAGAGCGCACCCTTGGTAAGGGTGAGGTCCCCAGTTCGACTCTGGGTATCAGCACCAGTATTAAAGCATGAGTTCGGTAAATAAAGAATTTGCCTGGCGGCTTTAGCGCGGTGGTCCCACCTGACCCCATGCCGAACTCAGAAGTGAAACGCCGTAGCGCCGATGGTAGTGTGGGGTCTCCCCATGCGAGAGTAGGGAACTGCCAGGCATTAATTAAACAAAAAAGCCCCATGCGAAAGCATGGGGCTTTTTTGTCTGTGTTGCATTCAGACTGTGAATCATTTTCGGTCAAATATCGCCCCCGATGCCAACAAGTGGCAGCAGGGTGCGATGACATGCAGCGAATTGTACAGCCGGTCGGTTAGTGAATAACCTGCGACAGAAATGCACGAGTACGCTCGGACTGAGGATTGGAGAAAAATTGCTGCGGTGGCGCTTCCTCAACGATTTCACCACGATCCATAAAGATCACCCGATCGGCAACGGTACGCGCAAAGCCCATCTCATGGGTGACGCACAGCATAGTCATACCGTCCTCCGCCAGCCCAATCATGGTATCCAGCACTTCCTTCACCATTTCCGGATCGAGCGCCGAGGTGGGTTCATCAAACAGCATGATCTTCGGCTTCATACAGAGTGAACGGGCAATCGCCACGCGTTGTTGCTGACCACCTGAAAGCTGCCCAGGAAATTTATGTGCATGCTCTGCAATGCGCACGCGTTGCAGGTAATGCATGGCCAGCTCTTCCGCTTCTTTCTTTGGCGTCTTGCGCACCCAGATCGGTGCCAGAGTACAGTTCTGTAACACAGTAAGGTGGGGGAACAGATTAAAGTGCTGGAACACCATGCCGACTTCGGTACGTACGCGCTCAATGTTACGCAGGTCATCATTCAGCAACGTCCCATCGACCACGATGCGCCCTTTCTGATGCTCTTCCAGATGATTGATACAACGAATAGTTGTAGATTTACCTGAGCCGGAAGGACCACACAGAACGATACGCTCGCGCGGTTTGACCTTCAGATTAATATCTTTCAGGACATGAAACTGCCCGAACCACTTGTTAACATTTTCGAGCGTAATCATCATCGCGTTGTCAGAATTAGTCATCGTCATTTTAAACCTCAGTGCGGTGTACGCCCGGTGTGAAAGCGCTTCTCCAGATGCTGGCTATAGCGCGACATGCTGAAACAGAAAATCCAGTAGACCAGAGCAGCAAAAACATAGCCTTCGGTCGACATACCAAGCCAGGTCGGGTCGACGGTTGCCTGCTGAACACTACTGAAAAGATCAAACAGACCAATGATGATGACCAGACTGGTATCTTTAAACAGTGCAATAATGGTGTTTACCAGCCCCGGAATTACCATCTTCAGCGCCTGTGGCAGTATCACCAGCCCTTGCGTTTTCCAGTAACCCAGCGCCAGCGATTCAGCCGCTTCGTACTGGCCTTTTGGCAGCGCCTGTAGACCACCGCGCACTACTTCAGCCACATAAGCTGATTGGAACAGGATCACTCCAACCAGGGCGCGTACCAGTTTGTCGATACTGGTGCCCTCCGCCATAAATAGCGGCAGCATCACCGAAGACATAAATAGCACGGTAATCAGCGGTACGCCGCGCCAGAACTCGATAAAGATTATCGATAATGTGCGGACCACCGGCATATGTGAACGGCGACCTAACGCCAGCAGAATCCCCAACGGCAGTGCGCCTGCAATACCAATTGCAGCGATGATTAGCGTCAGAGTTAAGCCACCCCACTGTCGTGTTTCAACGCGCTCCAGGCCAAACCAGCCTCCGTACAGCAATAACCAGGCGATGACAGGATAAGTCACCGCCCAGACGGCGATGTAGCGGCCACGGCGCGGCAGACTTTTGATAAACATGGGTATAATCGACAGCAAGCCAATGACCAGCGCCAGATTAATGCGCCAGCGTAGCTCGTGCGGATAGAGCCCATACATGAACTGACCAAAGCGGGCGTGGATAAACACCCAGCATGCACCCTCCTTAGTACAGTCGGCACGGGTTGTGCCAAACCAGTTTGCCTGGAAGATTAGCCAGTTAAGTGCAGGGGGAAGCAGGCTCCAGATCACCCAGACGCAGAAAAGCGTTAACAGGGAATTTGTCCAGCTGGAAAACAGATTCTTTCTAGCCCATTTCACCGCGCGAGAAAACGCATTGGTCGGCACGGGCGGTATTTCATGAGTGGTTACAGTCATAATGGCACCGTTCTCTTAACGCTCAACCAGGGCGATTTTGCGGTTATAGATATTCATCAACAGCGAAATAGACAAGCTGATGGTCAGGTAGACCGCCATGGTGATGGCGATAGTTTCAATCGCCTGACCGGTCTGGTTAAGCACCGTTCCGGCAAACAACGACACCATATCCGGATAGCCGATAGCTGCTGCCAGCGATGAGTTTTTTACGACATTAAGATACTGGCTGGTTAGCGGGGGAATAATCACCCGCATCGCCTGCGGGATAATCACCTGACGCAGGGTGACCGGATTCGGTAATCCCAATGAAAGTGCAGCTTCGCTCTGACCATGCGGTACCGACTGAATGCCTGAGCGAATCACCTCAGCGATAAACGAAGAGGTATAAATCGACAGTGCCAGGGTCAGCGCCGCCAGCTCAGGTATCAGTGCAAAGCCTCCACGGAAGTTAAAGCCGCTCAGTTCGGGCACGTTCCAGTGCACCGCCGCGCCGAAAATCAGATGAGCGCCCAACGGTAACAGAATCAGCATCACCAGCGCCGCCGGCCAGCTACGACGCAGCTGGCCGGTTTTTAGCTGGTGTTTACGATTAAAACGGAATAACCCGATGCTGCCAGCAATCGCTATCATCAACGCGATCAGAAATGGCAGAGTGCCAGGCGCAGATTCCGGCCAGGGTAAGTAGAGACCGCGGTTACTGACAAAGGCGAGATCGAAAGCGCTTAATGCCTGGCGCGGGCCGGGTAAATTGCGCAGTACCGCAAAATACCAGAAAAAGATCTGCAACAACGGCGGGATATTACGGAAGGTTTCGATATAGATATTGGCGATTTTTCGCAACAGCCAGTTGTCAGACAAGCGGGCCAGGCCGATGAAAAACCCCAGCAATGATGCAAAAACAATACAAAGTGCGGAGACCAGCAGCGTGTTGGTCAGGCCGACAAGAAACACCCGTGCGTAGGTATCGCCATCTGAATAATCAATCAGATGCTGCACAATACCGAAACCTGCACTGCGTTCGAGAAAGCCAAAGCCGGAGGTAATGCCGCGGTTGGACAGGTTAATCACGGTGTTGTGAACCAAATATCCCACAACTACCAGCACCGCGACAATCGCGATAATCTGATATAGCCATGCGCGCACCGCAGGATTACTGAAGGAAAAATCCCTTTTGACGGTTGGGCGTTGAGACATGATGAAACCTCAGCTACAAGAACTCTGGCCTGAGCACCGCGTGTGCGGTGCCCGGTAGACAGGGGGGATTAACGAACCGGCGGTGCGTACTGGATGCCGCCATCTTTCCAGAGAGCATTCTGACCACGAGCAATTTTTAGCGCGCTGTCTTTACCGACGTTACGATCAAAACTTTCCTGATAGTTGCCTACCTGTTTGATGATGTTGAACGCCCACTTGTTGTCGAGTTTCAAATCCTTTCCGAAATCACCCTCAGTACCTAATAAGTGAGCCATATCTGGCGTGGTAGGTTTGGCTGCCATCTGATCGACATTCTTTGATGAAACACCCATTTCTTCCGCATTGAGCATGGCGTTAAATGACCATTTGACGATAGTGAACCAGTCATCATCGCCCCGTCGAACAACCGGGCCCAGCGGCTCTTTAGAGATCACTTCCGGCAATACGATAAATTCTTCAGGTTTACCCAGTTTTATACGCAGTGCATACAGCTGTGACTGGTCAGAAGCCAGGGTATCGCAGCGGCCAGTGTCCAGCGCTTTTGCTGATTCATCTGAGCGGTCGAAGGTTACCGGGATATACTTCATGTTATTAGCTTTGAAGTAATCGGCGACGTTCAGTTCGGTATCGGTGCCTGCCTGAATGCAAACGGTTGCACCATCAAGCTCCTTAGCACTTTTTAATCCTGCTTTGTTGTGCGTCAGGAAGCCGATACCGTCGTAGTAGTTGACACCGGCAAACATAAAGCCCATGCCGCCATCCCGTGCTGAGGTCCAGGTGGTATTACGTGACAGGATATCGACTTCGCCAGATTGCAGAGCGGTAAAGCGCTCTTTGGCTGTCAGTGCGGTATATTTTACTTTATTGGCATCACCAAATACTGCCGCTGCGGTAGCACGACAGATATCCACATCCAGGCCGGTAAATTTGCCGCTGGCATCAGCATAAGAGAAGCCAGGCAAACCGTCACTGATACCGCACTGCACAAAGCCTTTCTTCTTAATCGCATCCAGCGTGGCGCCAGCATATGCCTGACTGGTGGCTGCGAGCAGCGTGGCAGTAGCTACCAGAGTTGAAAGCATCATCTTATTCATAAGGCATCCTGTGTGACGTAGTGTTTTTTTATGTGTTTAGTACACTTAAAGGTCGTGCACTTTTCCTGTCTGCGGCTGTTAGCCATCCACCACTCTGCAAACGCAATGCCAAAGTTGCGGAATCCTGAATTAGCTAGAAAGAGATATTAATAACCTAAGGTAACCAGATAGTTTGTCTAATATCCGCACCAAAGAGAGGCAAAGCCAGACGGGGCGATCACAATTAGTGCAAAAATTTTCACCAGATATCAGCATTGTGACCGGCAGCGCACTTGCAGATGTCCGATTTAAGAATGGGCAAAAAAAAAGCCCGTCTGATAACAGACGGGCTTTTTTACAAGGAGGGAATTAATAGAGCGAAGAGGCGCCGGCTGGCCGGGTTTTAAAGCGGCGATGTAGCCACATATACTGGCTTGGCGCACGCATGATTTCCTGCTCAATCACTTTATTCATATAGGCTGCGGCGTGATGTTCATCTTCCAACGGGTAATCACGCAGTTCAGGCTGGATCACCAGTTCATAACCGCTACCATTCTCTTTACGAATCAATACCACGGTTACCATTGCCGGATTAGCCAGACGCGCCAGCATGTAAGTACCGCTGGTGGTGGCAGCTTGTGGCACGGCGAACAGCGGTGCAAACACGCTGCCCTTCGGGCCGTAATCCTGGTCAGGAGCGAACCAAACGGCTTCACCCTGTTTTAGCGCGCTAACCATACCGCGCAGATCGCGACGGTTAATCATCGCTTTGTTGGAGCGCATACGACCTTTGGTTTGTACCCACTCCATCATTTTATTGTTGTGCGGGCGATACATCGCCATCATCGGCTGGCAGATGCCCATTGCACGGCCACCCAGTTCGAGCGACATAAAGTGCACACCAATAATCAGCGCGCCGCGTTTATTTTCCTGTGCCTTTTGCAGATTATGCAGGCCATTGACGGTGAACCAACGTTTCACACGTGCATCTGACCAGAACCAGGCCATACCGGTTTCCAGCAGGCCCATACCCAACGATTCGAAATTGCTGACGATGCGCTGCTCGAGAATTTCCGATTGCAGGTCCGGGAAGCAGAGTTCCAGATTACGGCGGGTAATGCGCACACGGCGCTTCAGGAAGCGCATTGAGGTGCGTCCCATCCAGGTGCCGAGCTTTTCCAGTAGCGGGAAAGGAAGCTGGACCAGCAGAAAAAGCAGACCCAGGCCTGCCCATGTCGACCAGTAACGCGGGTGGAGCAGATCGCGAGAGAAGGCCGGTGGCGCTTTTGGTGCTTTCATTATTTTCTCTTTATGCATAAGTGGATGGTGTAACGCATAAAGAAATTAATCTATCGCGGTACATTGCATCAGACATCGTTAATGACCAGAAGTTGAGGGCTTTGCTGAAACTTTACATAAGTCAGAGAAGTCCGACCGCAGGCGGGTATTCCACAGTGCTCACTTTGGCAGCAGCACCGTTAACACAATGAACCGAAACTTAGTTACTGTAATCTTATCAGAAACTTAGTCGAAGACTATTGGTGACGCTTGATTATTCTACGCCTAAATCATTGTCTTTGATAGTAAATTTACGTGATTGCAAGGTTGTGGCTGTTGGTTTAATACTATGTTGTTATTGCGTAACTCAATGGATGAGTTATGGACAAGGAGAGCAGTTATGGCATGGATATATCAACAAAGTACCGGGCAGTTGTCTCACAATGGCAGGTTGGTTGCTACAGGTTACGCTGGCAAAGACGAGGGTAAAAATATTCCCGATATGCAGGACAGAGTCGATATTGGGCCGCTTCCTCGAGGGAACTACACGATCACCAATCCGTTTCATCATCCTCATACTGGTCCTTATTCAATGCGTCTGCAGCCCTCTCATGGCAACGTAATGTATGGCCGTGCCGGTTTTCTTATTCACGGTGATAGTATTGAAAATCCGGGTGAGGCTTCAAATGGCTGCATTGTTATGCCGCCTGATGTGCGAAGGAGAATATGGACTAGTGGCGATCGGCAACTGGAGGTGATTTGGTGAATAAACTCATATTGTTAACATGCCTGCTTTTTTCTTTTTCTGTCAGTGCAAAGAAAGCGGATTGCCATTCATGGCCAATGAATATGGCCGAAGTATGGTTGAAGAATAATAATGTTGCCGATATTACTCATCTGGACAGGACAAAAACTGAGATTAAACAGTTGGCGGCGCAAAAGAAAGCGGGTGGGATAACCACTGAGATCTGGCATTTTATTTTCCATGATAATAGCGGCAAAGCTTATGAAGTGATTACCCAAAGCGATGCAAATCTGGAAGAGTGTTCAGCCAGTGAAGTAAACGTATTTCTGATTGCCAGCAGCACAATCAACCACTGAAGTGGGGCATAACTGCATACAAAGAAAAAGGCGCTTTATCAGAAGATAAAAGCGCCTTTATTCAGACATTTAGCTGATTAATCAGTTCATGCCGTATTTTTTCAGTTTCTTACGCAGCGTACCGCGGTTGATGCCCATCATCAGGGCTGCACGGGTCTGGTTGCCACGGGTATATTGCATCACCATGTCCAACAAAGGCTGTTCAACTTCAGCCAATACCAGCTCATACAGATCATTGACATCTTGACCATTCAATTGAGCAAAATAGTTCTTCAGTGCCTGTTTGACCGAGTCACGCAGAGGCTTTTGGGTAACCTGATCCTGTGAGTTAACGGTAGAAACGGTCAGTACGTCAGAATTTACGCGTTGTTCGAACATAGTTCTGTCAGCTCTTTATTTCTGTTTACGCAAGTTTTTCGAAGTATGCCTCCAACGCCTCCAGCTGTTCGCTGGCATCCTCAATGGCGTTGAATGTGCGCCGAAACTGGTCGTTCGGGGCGTGCTCCTGGAGATACCAGGAGACGTGCTTCCGGGCAATACGGTATCCCTTGCGCTGACCGTAAAAGTCGTGCAGTTCCCGTAAGTGCCCGATGAGCAAGCGCTTAACTTCTGCCAGCGGCATCGGTGCCAGCAGCTCCCCAGTGTCCAGATAGTGCTGGATTTCCCGGAAGATCCACGGTCTTCCCTGAGCAGCACGGCCTATCATCAGGGCATCAGCCCCCGTATAGTCGAGTACTGCTCTGGCTTTGTGCGGGTCAGTAATGTCTCCATTCGCGATAACCGGAATGGAAACGTTCTGCTTAACTGTCCGAATGCTGTCATATTCAGCGTCACCGTTGAACAAACAGGCGCGTGTGCGTCCATGTATTGTCAGGGCCTGAATACCACAGCGTTCAGCCAATTGGGCAATCTCTACGCAGTTGCGATTGTCTGTATCCCAGCCGGTGCGAATCTTTAAGGTCACCGGTACGTCAACGGCATTGACCACCGCAGAGAGGATAGACTTCACCAGCTCCGGGTGTTGCAGCAGTGCCGAACCTGCCATCTTGCGATTCACTTTTTTGGCCGGGCAGCCCATATTGATATCGATGATCTGCGCGCCAGATAAAGCATTAAAACGCGCAGCTTGTGCCATCTCATCAGGGTCACATCCGGCAATTTGCACGGTGCGAATCCCGGGCTCGTCACTGTGTACCATACGCAAACGGGATTTATCGCTCGCCCAAACTTCCGGGTTAGACGATAACATCTCCGATACGGTCATTCCGGCCCCCATGTCATGACAGAGCGTCCTGAACGGCCTGTCAGTAATACCGGCCATCGGGGCTGCTATCAAACGATTACGAAGCTGGTGTTGTCCTATGCGCATGAAAAGAAGTGACCATATATGTTCGCAAGGCGGCGTATATTACGCATTTTTTAACGAAGATGAAAGGCCAAACTTTGAACAATTGGCAGTAACAGATCAAGCAAAACCGCCTCAGAGGTAGGTGCTCTGATATTTTACCTTTCTATACAATGAGTTAAAAAATAACGACGAAATTGTGTACAAAGATTTTTCTTTTTTTGTGAGCCTGTAAGCAACATAAATCACGCCATAAACGGCGGTTTACGTGATAACTGACGTGCTAAAAGCGCCGCTACAGAGTTTCACCTAAGTAAAAAGGGTAGCGGCGCTGGAAAACTGGTAATTAGCGGCGAATGCCTGTAATCCGGCACCATTCCTCTTTTTCGGCGACCGGATCAAGAGCAAATTTATCAGCATAGGCTTCACAAACGCTGTCTGCCTGGCTGGCGAGTACGCCGGAAAGGCCGAGGTGTCCGCCCTGTTTTGGCAGCACGCTAATTAGCGGTGACAGCTCACGTAACGGACCCGCGAGAATATTGGCTACCACCACGTCGGCAGACAGGTTTTCCGGCTGCTGATGCGGCAGGTAGAGCGACAAACGCTCTGAAACACCGTTACGCTCGGCGTTATCGCGGCTGGCCTGAATCGCCTGCGGATCGATATCGATGCCAATCGCCTGCGCGGCACCCAGTTTCAGAGCTGCAATCGCCAGAATGCCGGAGCCACAGCCGAAGTCGATGACGGTTTTGCCCTGCAAGTCGAGGCCATCAAGCCACGCCAGGCACAGTGCGGTCGTCGGGTGAGTACCGGTGCCAAACGCCAGGCCGGGATCGAGCATGACATTCACCGCAGAAGGATCGGGCACGTCGCGCCAGCTTGGGCAGATCCACAGACGATTGCCGAAACGCATTGGATGGAAATTATCCATCCACTCGCGCTCCCAGTCTTTGTCTTCAATCTGTTCGATCTTGTGGTGAAAACCTTCGCCCAGCAGCGGGTGAAATTGCAGACCGGCAACCACGTCGTGCATATCGGTTTCGGCATCAAACAGTCCGATCACATCGGTATCGCCCCACAGACGCGTTTCGCCCGGCAGCGGTTCAAATACCGGATTATCGTGGGTATCCTGGAAAGTAACGGATACCGCGCCGTGTTCAATCAGCGCATCGCCCAGCTCTTCGGCATGAGCACCAGTGGTGTTGATCTTAATTTGTATCCAGGGCATAGCGATTCTCTTACTCTAATAGGGTGGATGCGTCGTCAGGCTGCGGGGCCGGGCGACCAAACAAGTTGCCGATCAAAAATGCGATCAGGCTCAGCAGCAGGGCAGGAACAATCGGATGAAAGCCCAGCAGCTGAATATCTAAACTGGCTAATAGCGTATAGACAGCGGCACCGACCAGCATCCCGCTCAGTGCACCTGCCGCATTGGCTTTCTCCCAGTACAGCCCCAGCACCAGCGGCCAGAGGAAGACGGCTTCGAGACCACCAAAGGCCAGCAGATTAAGCCAGATGATCATATCGGGTGGATTCCACGCCGCCAGCAATAATAATAACCCAAGCACCAGCGTTATCATGCCGGACATGCGTTTCAGCAGCGGTTCATTAGTTAGCTGATGTGGACGCAGGCGCAGATAGAGATCTTTCACGATCGTTGCAGAGGATTGCAGCAGTTGGGCGTTGATCGTTGACATGATCGCTGCCATCGGCGCAGCAAGAAAGATCCCGGCGGCGAACGGCGGCAGTACGGTGATCATCAGCGTCGGGATCACCTGATCGGGTATTTTCAGATCCGGTATCACCGCGCGGCCAAGCACTCCCGCCAGATGCATGCCAGACATCAGAATCATCACCACAATGGTGCCGATAATAATGCCACGATGCACCGCTTTGCTGTCTTTATACGAGATGCAGCGTACCGCAGTATGCGGCAGGCCAATCACGCCAAAGCATACCAGTACTGAGAATGACGCGAGGAAGGTCGGGCTGATAATCTGATCGACACCCTGCGGGGTCAGCAGCTGCGGATCGATTTTCTGCAGCTTATCAATCGCCGCGTGCATGCCGCCCGCCGCGTGAATCACGGCAAACAGCAACAGGAAAGTCCCTGCCAGCATCACCAGCCCCTGCATTGCATCATTCAGCACGCTGGCGCGGAAGCCGCCAAATGCGGTATACAGCGCGATAGTCAGGCCGAATATCAGCAGACCGCTGTCGTAAGGAATGCCGGCGGCGGTTTCCAGCAGGCGAGCGCCGCCGATAAACTGCACCGTCATCGCCCCGATAAACGCCACTAACAAACTCAGGCTGGCGAACCAAACCAGCAGCGTGCTGCCATAGCGGGCGTACAGCATGTCATTCAGCGTCACCGCATTGTAGCGTCGCGCCAGAATAGCGAACTTTTTGCCCAGCACGCCCAGTGACAGCCAGACCGCCGGTACCTGCACCATCGCCAGCAGCACCCATCCCAGACCATATTTATAGGCGGCACCCGGGCCACCGATAAACGAGCTGGCGCTGATATAGGTGGTGGTAAGCGTCATGGCTAATACGAAACCGCCCATTGAGCGGCTGCCGAGAAAGTATTCGTTAAGGAAGTTGCCTTCATAGCGTTTGCGCACCGCATACACCGATAACCCGGCGACCAGCAGCAAATAGCCCAGTAGTGGCAGAAGCACTTCAATTTGCACGATCGTCCTCCAGCGGAATATCGCGGAAAACCACGCGAATCATCAACCAGCAGAGAAAAATAAACAGTAGCGGCACAAACAGGCAGGAGAGTTCAAACCAGCGCGGCAGCCCGGTAAAACCAATCTCATTGCCAGCCAGCCAGGCGCTTAGTGCCCAGGCGGCAA contains the following coding sequences:
- a CDS encoding amino acid ABC transporter ATP-binding protein, producing MTMTNSDNAMMITLENVNKWFGQFHVLKDINLKVKPRERIVLCGPSGSGKSTTIRCINHLEEHQKGRIVVDGTLLNDDLRNIERVRTEVGMVFQHFNLFPHLTVLQNCTLAPIWVRKTPKKEAEELAMHYLQRVRIAEHAHKFPGQLSGGQQQRVAIARSLCMKPKIMLFDEPTSALDPEMVKEVLDTMIGLAEDGMTMLCVTHEMGFARTVADRVIFMDRGEIVEEAPPQQFFSNPQSERTRAFLSQVIH
- a CDS encoding amino acid ABC transporter permease encodes the protein MTVTTHEIPPVPTNAFSRAVKWARKNLFSSWTNSLLTLFCVWVIWSLLPPALNWLIFQANWFGTTRADCTKEGACWVFIHARFGQFMYGLYPHELRWRINLALVIGLLSIIPMFIKSLPRRGRYIAVWAVTYPVIAWLLLYGGWFGLERVETRQWGGLTLTLIIAAIGIAGALPLGILLALGRRSHMPVVRTLSIIFIEFWRGVPLITVLFMSSVMLPLFMAEGTSIDKLVRALVGVILFQSAYVAEVVRGGLQALPKGQYEAAESLALGYWKTQGLVILPQALKMVIPGLVNTIIALFKDTSLVIIIGLFDLFSSVQQATVDPTWLGMSTEGYVFAALVYWIFCFSMSRYSQHLEKRFHTGRTPH
- a CDS encoding amino acid ABC transporter permease — translated: MSQRPTVKRDFSFSNPAVRAWLYQIIAIVAVLVVVGYLVHNTVINLSNRGITSGFGFLERSAGFGIVQHLIDYSDGDTYARVFLVGLTNTLLVSALCIVFASLLGFFIGLARLSDNWLLRKIANIYIETFRNIPPLLQIFFWYFAVLRNLPGPRQALSAFDLAFVSNRGLYLPWPESAPGTLPFLIALMIAIAGSIGLFRFNRKHQLKTGQLRRSWPAALVMLILLPLGAHLIFGAAVHWNVPELSGFNFRGGFALIPELAALTLALSIYTSSFIAEVIRSGIQSVPHGQSEAALSLGLPNPVTLRQVIIPQAMRVIIPPLTSQYLNVVKNSSLAAAIGYPDMVSLFAGTVLNQTGQAIETIAITMAVYLTISLSISLLMNIYNRKIALVER
- a CDS encoding amino acid ABC transporter substrate-binding protein, whose protein sequence is MNKMMLSTLVATATLLAATSQAYAGATLDAIKKKGFVQCGISDGLPGFSYADASGKFTGLDVDICRATAAAVFGDANKVKYTALTAKERFTALQSGEVDILSRNTTWTSARDGGMGFMFAGVNYYDGIGFLTHNKAGLKSAKELDGATVCIQAGTDTELNVADYFKANNMKYIPVTFDRSDESAKALDTGRCDTLASDQSQLYALRIKLGKPEEFIVLPEVISKEPLGPVVRRGDDDWFTIVKWSFNAMLNAEEMGVSSKNVDQMAAKPTTPDMAHLLGTEGDFGKDLKLDNKWAFNIIKQVGNYQESFDRNVGKDSALKIARGQNALWKDGGIQYAPPVR
- the lpxP gene encoding kdo(2)-lipid IV(A) palmitoleoyltransferase codes for the protein MKAPKAPPAFSRDLLHPRYWSTWAGLGLLFLLVQLPFPLLEKLGTWMGRTSMRFLKRRVRITRRNLELCFPDLQSEILEQRIVSNFESLGMGLLETGMAWFWSDARVKRWFTVNGLHNLQKAQENKRGALIIGVHFMSLELGGRAMGICQPMMAMYRPHNNKMMEWVQTKGRMRSNKAMINRRDLRGMVSALKQGEAVWFAPDQDYGPKGSVFAPLFAVPQAATTSGTYMLARLANPAMVTVVLIRKENGSGYELVIQPELRDYPLEDEHHAAAYMNKVIEQEIMRAPSQYMWLHRRFKTRPAGASSLY
- a CDS encoding tlde1 domain-containing protein: MAWIYQQSTGQLSHNGRLVATGYAGKDEGKNIPDMQDRVDIGPLPRGNYTITNPFHHPHTGPYSMRLQPSHGNVMYGRAGFLIHGDSIENPGEASNGCIVMPPDVRRRIWTSGDRQLEVIW
- the fis gene encoding DNA-binding transcriptional regulator Fis; its protein translation is MFEQRVNSDVLTVSTVNSQDQVTQKPLRDSVKQALKNYFAQLNGQDVNDLYELVLAEVEQPLLDMVMQYTRGNQTRAALMMGINRGTLRKKLKKYGMN
- the dusB gene encoding tRNA dihydrouridine synthase DusB — translated: MRIGQHQLRNRLIAAPMAGITDRPFRTLCHDMGAGMTVSEMLSSNPEVWASDKSRLRMVHSDEPGIRTVQIAGCDPDEMAQAARFNALSGAQIIDINMGCPAKKVNRKMAGSALLQHPELVKSILSAVVNAVDVPVTLKIRTGWDTDNRNCVEIAQLAERCGIQALTIHGRTRACLFNGDAEYDSIRTVKQNVSIPVIANGDITDPHKARAVLDYTGADALMIGRAAQGRPWIFREIQHYLDTGELLAPMPLAEVKRLLIGHLRELHDFYGQRKGYRIARKHVSWYLQEHAPNDQFRRTFNAIEDASEQLEALEAYFEKLA